In a single window of the Natator depressus isolate rNatDep1 chromosome 24, rNatDep2.hap1, whole genome shotgun sequence genome:
- the LOC141977509 gene encoding alpha-tectorin-like, producing MDCISQVIPKPSCSVVRCREGTICKTINEQPKCVPVSRGTCRAGGYFHYHTFDGRAYDFHGNCTYTVAKTCRDASGLSSFHVMAKSENSGNTQVFYVGSVTVQVDGVTVTAARAEAGFVWVNNTRAHLPISLNNGTLRLYQSGTSLVLRTDFNLRVSYDWNNHLKVTVPNDFSDSLCGLCGNYNGDPSDDFRTPDGDLAPSVAALGKSWAVEDEDQFCWHDCIGGCRPCAASIARKYKEEASCGLIAKVSDGPFSQCHTKVDPTVYLDNCVYDLCHSDGYRKALCEALKAYADACQLEGVRIGEWRQLARCREYRFVCQGLWSAG from the exons ATGGACTGCATCAGCCAAG TTATTCCAAAGCCATCGTGCAGTGTGGTCCGCTGCAGGGAAGGAACTATTTGTAAGACGATAAATGAGCAGCCAAAGTGTGTGCCAGTCTCTCGGGGCAcgtgcagggctgggggttacTTTCATTACCACACCTTCGATGGACGGGCGTATGATTTCCATGGCAACTGCACCTACACCGTGGCCAAGACCTGCAGGGATGCCTCCGGCCTGTCCTCCTTCCATGTCATGGCCAAGAGCGAGAACAGTGGGAACACACAAGTATTCTACGTTGGGTCGGTGACTGTCCAGGTGGATGGAGTCACTGTCACAGcagccagggctgaagccggCTTTGTGTGG GTGAATAATACCAGGGCCCACTTACCCATCTCCCTGAACAATGGGACCCTTCGGCTCTATCAGAGCGGCACCTCCCTCGTCCTCCGCACCGACTTCAACCTCAGAGTGTCCTATGACTGGAACAACCACCTGAAGGTCACCGTCCCTAATGACTTCTCCGACAGCCTGTGTGGCCTGTGTGGCAACTATAATGGGGACCCCTCCGATGACTTCAGGACCCCGGATGGGGACCTGGCTCCCAGTGTCGCCGCCCTGGGGAAAAGCTGGGCAGTGGAAGATGAGGATCAGTTTTGCTGGCACGATTGCATTGGAGGTTGCAGGCCCTGTGCCGCCAGCATAGCCAGAAAGTACAAGGAAGAGGCCTCGTGCGGCCTGATAGCCAAGGTCTCAGATGGGCCCTTCAGCCAGTGCCACACCAAGGTGGATCCTACAGTCTACTTGGACAACTGCGTGTACGATCTGTGCCACAGCGACGGCTACAGGAAGGCCCTGTGTGAGGCCCTGAAGGCCTATGCGGACGCCTGCCAGCTGGAGGGGGTCAGGATTGGGGAATGGAGGCAGCTGGCCAGATGCCGTGAGTACAGATTTGTATGCCAAGGTCTATGGTCCGCTGGTTAG